AGCTCTTAAAATATTTTCAAGCCCATCTGGAGTATGTGCATAGTCAACAATGCATGCTGGTGAGTCATTATTTTGAATAATTTGAAATCTGCCAGGAATTTCTTTAGCAGAAGAAATTGCATTTATAATTTTTTCAATATTAATTCCTTCTGCATGAGACACACTTATACTAGCTAGAATGTTATAAACATTAAACATTCCGTTTAAGTTAGATTTTACTTTGTACTTACCACTTGGTGAAATTAAAACAAATGAGAGCTCATTTGAATTAAAATTAATTTCTTTTGCCTGAAAATCAGCATTGTTTTTAACCCCATAACTAAAAAGTTTTACCTCTTTATTTAAAACTTTTTCAAATTCACTAGATAAATTTTCATCTTTGTTTATAATTGCATATTTTTTATCCCAAGTAGAATTATTTATCGTTTCAAAAAGTTTTCTTTTTGCTTTAAAGTATTCATCCATTGTTAAATGAAAATCTAAATGATCTTGAGTAACATTTGTAAGTACTGCACCAGTAAAATTACACTCATTTACACGATGAAGGCTTAGTGCATGTGAACTAACTTCCATAGCAAGGTGTGTAAAGCCTTTACTTACTAGCTCTCTTAATTGTTTGTGAAGTTCAGGTGCTTGAGGTGTTGTATGCTTTGCATCATAATAATTTAAGTTTGTAGACTCCTTGGTTCCAAGTGTTCCAATAATTGCAGTTTTAAGATTATTTTTTTCAAAGATATGTTGAATTAAATGTGTCGTAGTAGTTTTACCATTGGTTCCTGTTACCCCTATAATTCTTATTTTTTTAGAAGGTTCATCATAAAACTTGTTTGCAAGCTTAGCAATTGAAAGCTGAGTGTCTTCAACATAAATTATAGGCAGATTAGAATTAACTTTTTTACTAGCTAAGATTGCCTTAGCACCTTTTTTTTCTACTTGTTTTATAAAATTATGCCCATCGTTTTTTTCACCAATTAAGCAAACAAAGATATCACCAGATTTTATCTCTTGTGAGTTATAGGAGATGCCTGTAATTAAGGTATCATTATTTATGTCTTCCCCCAGATAATTTGCTATGTCTTTTATTGTTAGTTGATAACTCATATTTAACCTGCCTTTAAAGATATTCAAGCTTAATTTAAACATTTTATCAAATGCTAATTTGGGGTATAATAAAGTTAACCATGAGTTCAAAACAAAAAAGCAAAAAAGAGAAAGAAGAAGACTGGATTTATGATCCAATTGTTGTTAAGAATGTACTTCGTGCCAAAAAGGAAGTAGATGAAATTTTAAAAAAGGGTGGTCACTTAACTACTATGGAGGAATTGCTAGAGAAGTTTCATAAGGAAGATGCAAAGAAAATTCAAGATTAGCTATTCTCCAAAGGCTGAAAGAGATTTAGAGAGATTTCGTAAAAGATATTGAAAATCATATAAAGATTTTATGTCATTATTACCTGCTTTGGAGTTGGATCCCTATGGTATTGGTAAACCTTTAAAAGGTGAATTTAAGGGATTGTATTCACTTCATTTTGGAAGAAAGCCTGAATGTCGTGCAATGTATGAAATAAAAAAGGATCTGGTAATAGTTGTTATATTAAGAATCGGAACTAGAGAAAATTTTTATGATATCTTTTAAGAATGAAAGAAATAATCCTAGGCAAAAGTGTGCAAGGTAGGGAAATAAAAGGTTATTCTTTTGGGGATAAAGGATCTTTTAATAAGACACTAATGATTGGTGGTATACATGGGGTTGAAATACAATCAAAAGAAATTTGTGAGTTATATTTAAGCAAAATAAATGAAGCAAAAGATAAAAAATTTCCAAACGATTTCTATCTACTTTTAATTCCATGCTTAAATCCTGATGGTATGGCTCTTAAGATAAGAGGTAATGCAAATGGTGTTGATTTAAACAGAAACTTTCCTTCAAACACATGGGAAAGTTCTTCACTAGCTGGAAACAGTTCTTACTTTCCAGGCATAAAACCAGCCAGCGAGCCAGAGACAAAAGTCATTGTAGATCTTTTAAATAAATATAATTTTAAAAACATTATTGCAGTTCATACAAACTATACAATTCAGTTTCCAAATCCACCAATGATAAACTACGATGGTGAGCAGTCTCGTGAGCTTGCAGAAAAACTAAGTGTAGCAACCGGGCTTATGGTACATGCAGACATTGGTTATCCAACTCCTGGCTCTCTTGGTACATGGATAGGAAAAGATTTAAAAAAAGTTTCAGTTACTGTTGAACTTGATCACACTAAAACTACAGAAGAACTTTATAAAAAACATGGAAGATTCTTTGAAGTAGGGTATTAAACAATTGACATTTTACCTACTCACGAGTATACTCTTTAAGAGTAGGTAAATTATGAATTTTATAAACAGAAAAAGCGAGCTTGAAACATTAAGCAAGAAATGGGATGAAAAAAAACCTCACTTCTTTATTGTCTACGGGAAAAGAAGAGTAGGAAAAACTGAATTAATAAAACAGTTTATTAAAAACAAAAATGGTATTTATTTCTTATCAGATAAAAGAACTGAGATTGAACAATTAAAAGAGCTAAGTAATATTATTGCTGAGCATTATAATGACTCTTTTTTAAGATCACGAGGTTTTAGCAACTGGCTTGAGATTTTTAGTTATATAAAAGAAAGAAAAAAAAAACTAATACTTGCAATAGATGAATATCCTTATTTAATTGAAGCAAATAAAGCAATTACCTCCATATTTCAAAAAGGATGGGATGAGTATTTAAAAAACGAAAATGTTTTTTTAATTCTTTGTGGCTCAAGTATTTCTGTTATGGAATCAGAAGCATTAATCTATAAATCTCCATTATACGGAAGAAGAACAGGTCAGATTTTACTTAAACCTCTTTTATTTAAAGAAAGTGCAAAATTTTTCCCAAAAAAGAACTTCTCTGATTTTTTGTCAATTTTTACTATTACAGGTGGTATACCAGCTTACTTATTGCAAATAGAACCTGATTTAAGTTTAAGGAAAAACATAGAAAGAAAAATATTTTCAAGAACAGAGTTCTTACATAATGAAGTAGAATTTATTTTAAAAGAAGAATTACGAGAACCCAAAAATTACTTCGCAATATTAAAAGCTCTATCGTTTGGAAAAACCAAATTTAGTGAAGTAGCTAATGAAACAGGCTTAACGAAAAATGTTTTAACAAAATATTTGAATACTCTTGAAAGGCTTCAGTTAATTGAGAAAGAAACCCCAGTTACAGAAAAAATACCTGAAAAATCCAGAAAAGGAATTTATAAGATTTCTGATAATTTTTTTAAGTTTTATTTTCAATTTATTTATCCAAATAAAAGTTATATTGAATTAGAAAATTATTCCGAGGTAAATAGAAAGCTTGATGAATCATTTAACATTTTAGAGTCTCAGTGCTATGAAAAAGTTTGCATGGAGCTTGTTCTTGATTTTCAGGATAAATTTTTTATTTTTGAAAGAATTGGAAGATGGTGGGAAAAAGATAATGAAATTGATATCGTGGCTACTTCATCAAGAACAAAAGAAATATTGTTTGGGGAAGTAAAATGGTCATCAAAGCAGGTAGGGACAAATATTCTTGAGGCTTTAAAATCAAAAGCAAAATTAGTAGACTGGAATATAAACAATAGAAAAGAATATTATGTCTTATTTGGCAAAAGTGGTTTTACTCCTTCATTAATTAAGCAAGCCAGGAAAGAAAATGTGTTGCTTGTTCACCAAGACAAGGCAAAATTTAATTCTTAGTTGATTGTGTAAAAAAAACAAAAAGATTTTTTGAGGTGAGGTGAGAGTGATGGGGTAGGAAATTCTTCTGTTTTTGTTTTAAGATGCTTTTCTAACTATTTTTATT
The nucleotide sequence above comes from Candidatus Melainabacteria bacterium. Encoded proteins:
- a CDS encoding DUF2817 domain-containing protein, with the protein product MKEIILGKSVQGREIKGYSFGDKGSFNKTLMIGGIHGVEIQSKEICELYLSKINEAKDKKFPNDFYLLLIPCLNPDGMALKIRGNANGVDLNRNFPSNTWESSSLAGNSSYFPGIKPASEPETKVIVDLLNKYNFKNIIAVHTNYTIQFPNPPMINYDGEQSRELAEKLSVATGLMVHADIGYPTPGSLGTWIGKDLKKVSVTVELDHTKTTEELYKKHGRFFEVGY
- a CDS encoding type II toxin-antitoxin system RelE/ParE family toxin, giving the protein MSLLPALELDPYGIGKPLKGEFKGLYSLHFGRKPECRAMYEIKKDLVIVVILRIGTRENFYDIF
- a CDS encoding ATP-binding protein; the encoded protein is MNFINRKSELETLSKKWDEKKPHFFIVYGKRRVGKTELIKQFIKNKNGIYFLSDKRTEIEQLKELSNIIAEHYNDSFLRSRGFSNWLEIFSYIKERKKKLILAIDEYPYLIEANKAITSIFQKGWDEYLKNENVFLILCGSSISVMESEALIYKSPLYGRRTGQILLKPLLFKESAKFFPKKNFSDFLSIFTITGGIPAYLLQIEPDLSLRKNIERKIFSRTEFLHNEVEFILKEELREPKNYFAILKALSFGKTKFSEVANETGLTKNVLTKYLNTLERLQLIEKETPVTEKIPEKSRKGIYKISDNFFKFYFQFIYPNKSYIELENYSEVNRKLDESFNILESQCYEKVCMELVLDFQDKFFIFERIGRWWEKDNEIDIVATSSRTKEILFGEVKWSSKQVGTNILEALKSKAKLVDWNINNRKEYYVLFGKSGFTPSLIKQARKENVLLVHQDKAKFNS
- a CDS encoding UDP-N-acetylmuramoyl-L-alanyl-D-glutamate--2,6-diaminopimelate ligase encodes the protein MSYQLTIKDIANYLGEDINNDTLITGISYNSQEIKSGDIFVCLIGEKNDGHNFIKQVEKKGAKAILASKKVNSNLPIIYVEDTQLSIAKLANKFYDEPSKKIRIIGVTGTNGKTTTTHLIQHIFEKNNLKTAIIGTLGTKESTNLNYYDAKHTTPQAPELHKQLRELVSKGFTHLAMEVSSHALSLHRVNECNFTGAVLTNVTQDHLDFHLTMDEYFKAKRKLFETINNSTWDKKYAIINKDENLSSEFEKVLNKEVKLFSYGVKNNADFQAKEINFNSNELSFVLISPSGKYKVKSNLNGMFNVYNILASISVSHAEGINIEKIINAISSAKEIPGRFQIIQNNDSPACIVDYAHTPDGLENILRAARSMTKNGNKLICVFGCGGDRDPTKRPKMGKIAEELADLIVVTSDNPRSEDPKQIISDILSGIKNTSNVIVEVDRRNAIQIAIKKANKNDVIVFAGKGHEDYQILKDKTIHFDDREEVRKALSC